Proteins from a single region of Plasmodium gaboni strain SY75 chromosome 2, whole genome shotgun sequence:
- a CDS encoding ATP synthase F1, alpha subunit, producing MKARHLCQQINKYMLINNFYGSKIWLNRYVSKYSTKISPVEISKILEKKFESFNFKTSSNEVGYVLSVGDGICRAFGLNNVKSSELVEIYNEDDKGSVTYGMATNLEYDNVGIVIFGNDRNIKEGDIIKRTNRIIDVNVGYELLGRVVDALGNCIDGEKNVVTKDRRKIEIKAPGIIARKSVNESIITGIKCIDSLVPIGRGQRELIIGDRQTGKTAIAIDAILHQKNINDNVVNDNDKVYCIYVAIGQKKSNIAKLVNLLKKYDALKYTIIVNSSASDASPLQFLAPYTGCAMAEFFRDNGKHALIIFDDLSKQAVAYRQLSLLLRRPPGREAYPGDIFYIHSKLLERSSKLNDNLKGGSLTALPIIETLNNDVSAYIPTNVISITDGQIFLESELFYKGIIPAINVGLSVSRIGSSAQYKCMKKLASSMKLELAQFREIVAFSQFGSDLDASTKKLIEKGKILTEILKQKQYSPVHISYQICLIYAATKDYLHNLPIEKVQDFEKKYFHYLDSNYMDVLKKIQSNCELSEVEDQIKDSIQRFLEIYKNSE from the coding sequence ATGAAGGCAAGACATTTATGCCAACAAATTAACAAATACATGTTAATAAATAACTTTTATGGATCTAAGATATGGCTAAATAGATATGTCTCAAAATATTCAACAAAGATTAGTCCAGTTGAGATATCAAAAATTTTGGAAAAGAAATTTGaatcttttaattttaaaacTTCATCAAATGAAGTTGGTTATGTGTTAAGTGTTGGTGATGGTATTTGTCGAGCATTTGGATTGAATAATGTGAAATCTTCTGAATTAGTTGAGatatataatgaagatGATAAAGGAAGTGTTACATATGGAATGGCTACAAATTTAGAATATGACAATGTAGGCATTGTTATTTTTGGTAATgatagaaatataaaagaaggtgatataataaaacgAACAAATCGTATTATAGATGTAAATGTTGGATATGAATTATTAGGTAGGGTAGTTGATGCATTAGGTAATTGTATAGATggagaaaaaaatgtagTTACAAAAgatagaagaaaaatagaaataaaagCACCTGGCATTATAGCTAGAAAAAGTGTTAATGAATCTATTATTACAGGTATTAAATGTATAGATAGTTTAGTTCCTATAGGTAGAGGACAACGTGAATTAATAATTGGTGATAGACAAACAGGAAAAACTGCAATTGCTATTGATGCTATTTTacatcaaaaaaatataaatgataatgttgttaatgataatgataaagtttattgtatatatgttgCTATTGGTCAgaaaaaaagtaatattGCCAAATTAgtaaatttattaaaaaaatatgatgCTTTAAAATATACTATTATTGTCAATTCAAGTGCTTCTGATGCTTCGCCATTACAATTCCTTGCACCTTATACAGGATGTGCTATGGCTGAGTTTTTTAGAGATAATGGAAAGCATGcattaataatttttgaCGATCTAAGCAAACAAGCTGTTGCATATAGAcaattatcattattattaagaAGACCACCAGGAAGAGAAGCATATCCAGgtgatattttttatatacattcCAAGTTATTAGAAAGATCCTcaaaattaaatgataatttaaaagGAGGTAGCCTAACAGCCTTACCAATTATAGAAACATTAAATAATGACGTCTCAGCATATATTCCTACAAATGTTATATCTATTACAGATGGGCAAATATTTTTAGAAAGCgaattattttataaagGTATAATTCCAGCAATAAATGTAGGTCTTAGTGTATCAAGAATTGGAAGTAGTGCTCAATATAAATGTATGAAAAAACTGGCATCATCTATGAAACTAGAATTAGCTCAATTCAGAGAAATTGTAGCATTCTCACAATTTGGATCTGATTTAGATGCATCTACcaaaaaattaattgaAAAGGGTAAAATATTAACAGAAATATTAAAGCAGAAACAATATTCTCCTGTTCATATAAGTTATCAGATATGTTTAATTTATGCAGCTACAAAAGATTATCTTCATAATCTCCCTATAGAAAAAGTACAAGATTTTGAgaagaaatattttcattatttagattcaaattatatggacgttttaaaaaaaatacaatcTAACTGTGAGTTGTCAGAAGTGGAGGACCAAATAAAGGACAGTATTCAGAGGTTTTTAGAGATTTACAAAAATTCagaatga